A single genomic interval of Candidatus Methylomirabilota bacterium harbors:
- a CDS encoding ABC transporter substrate-binding protein, producing the protein MSDARTAYLDKLPTVNISRRGFIRVATGVGLGVASGPLLIRRAGAQSKQPLMILYGVPRATMDPQNHINTYDESPLGNMFENLVDMSNPIDPYKGWKPMLAVSWKRVNETTFQFKLREKVKFHNGEDFDAEAVKFSIDRLLGRVDKNFLPPTVAWHAYDTIDRGEPVDRYTVNVITKVPDPIVLNRFNGFGMRMVSPKFYSENPTAYLQNHANGTGPYRFVSWVKDGDLVMEANQQYWGGAPAFEKVIIRTVPEASTRVSALMSGQADVTVAVPAEQADIINRSGRGRVEHVTSNRFGWWRMNAHVPPTNNVKVRQAFNYAANVGELLRTIYSGLGERLSTIVGKYHFGYDPTLPFYPHDPDKARKLLKESGLPLPITVNFHFIQGRYTKDKDMGEGIIGELNKLGPEYLRVVPKLYEAGTFYSQANAGKLDGIIFNSWGNWMFDADIDFGPLWRTKSTPSPDYPNDPALDKLVDEARSTIDEQKRKAIYSQLQKMMWESSFAIFGMQVVDMYGVSSRVNWKPRPDEMIWAKEMKPRSA; encoded by the coding sequence ATGAGTGATGCGAGGACAGCCTACCTGGACAAGCTGCCGACCGTGAACATCAGCCGCCGCGGCTTCATCAGGGTCGCCACCGGGGTCGGCCTCGGGGTGGCGTCCGGGCCGTTGCTGATCCGTCGCGCCGGGGCGCAGAGCAAGCAGCCGCTGATGATCCTGTACGGCGTCCCCCGGGCGACGATGGACCCGCAGAACCACATCAACACCTACGACGAGAGCCCGCTCGGCAACATGTTCGAGAACCTGGTCGACATGAGCAATCCGATCGATCCCTACAAGGGCTGGAAGCCGATGCTGGCCGTCTCGTGGAAGCGCGTCAACGAGACGACCTTCCAGTTCAAGCTGCGCGAGAAGGTCAAGTTCCACAATGGCGAGGACTTCGATGCGGAGGCGGTGAAGTTCAGCATCGATCGGCTGCTGGGCCGGGTGGACAAGAACTTCCTGCCGCCCACCGTCGCCTGGCACGCGTACGACACCATCGACCGCGGCGAGCCGGTCGACCGGTACACCGTCAACGTGATCACCAAGGTGCCCGATCCCATCGTCCTGAACCGCTTCAACGGGTTCGGCATGCGGATGGTGTCGCCGAAGTTCTACAGCGAGAACCCGACCGCCTACCTGCAGAACCACGCGAACGGCACCGGGCCCTACCGCTTTGTGAGCTGGGTAAAAGACGGCGACCTCGTGATGGAGGCCAACCAGCAGTATTGGGGCGGGGCGCCGGCGTTCGAGAAGGTGATCATCCGCACCGTGCCGGAGGCCTCGACCCGGGTGTCGGCGCTCATGTCGGGGCAGGCCGACGTCACCGTGGCCGTCCCCGCCGAGCAGGCGGACATCATCAACCGGTCCGGGCGAGGTCGGGTCGAGCACGTCACCAGCAACCGGTTCGGCTGGTGGCGGATGAACGCCCACGTGCCGCCCACCAACAATGTGAAGGTGCGGCAGGCGTTCAACTACGCCGCGAACGTCGGCGAGCTGCTCCGTACGATCTACAGCGGGCTGGGCGAGCGGCTCTCGACGATCGTCGGCAAGTACCACTTCGGCTACGACCCGACGCTGCCCTTCTACCCGCACGACCCGGACAAGGCCCGCAAGCTCCTGAAGGAGTCCGGCCTGCCGCTGCCCATCACGGTCAACTTCCACTTCATCCAGGGCCGGTACACCAAGGACAAGGACATGGGCGAGGGGATCATCGGCGAGCTCAACAAGCTCGGCCCCGAGTACCTCCGGGTGGTCCCCAAGCTGTACGAGGCGGGGACGTTCTACTCGCAGGCCAACGCCGGTAAGCTCGACGGCATCATCTTCAACAGCTGGGGGAACTGGATGTTCGACGCGGACATCGACTTCGGCCCCCTGTGGCGGACCAAGAGCACGCCGTCGCCCGACTACCCGAACGATCCGGCGCTCGACAAGCTCGTCGACGAGGCGCGCTCGACGATCGACGAGCAGAAGCGGAAGGCCATCTAC
- a CDS encoding ureidoglycolate lyase, whose translation MSTVHQVRVEPLTEEAFAPFGQVVSAKDRPPDFETESGTQGWAVDFSSGRPLVMLLRTPYQGLRFSKLERHFNLTQTFLPLGGSPAVVAVAPPSSDRTAVPDPTDVRAFLLDGSKGYALARGTWHSLDRFPLYPPETRWVIITDHETQRDLLTAYSGQGTCELTQEVDYHARFGVGFALTLDRRGEATGPPEERGTSPDSARPY comes from the coding sequence ATGTCCACCGTCCACCAGGTGAGGGTCGAGCCGCTGACCGAGGAGGCCTTCGCCCCCTTCGGGCAGGTCGTCTCGGCCAAGGACCGACCGCCCGACTTCGAGACCGAGAGCGGCACCCAGGGGTGGGCCGTCGACTTCAGCTCGGGCCGGCCACTCGTGATGCTCCTGAGGACGCCATACCAGGGCCTTCGGTTCTCGAAGCTCGAGCGGCACTTCAACCTGACGCAGACATTCCTCCCGCTGGGAGGGTCGCCGGCGGTGGTCGCGGTCGCCCCGCCTTCATCGGATCGCACGGCTGTCCCGGATCCGACCGACGTCCGCGCGTTTCTGCTCGACGGCTCCAAGGGGTATGCGCTCGCGCGGGGGACATGGCACAGTCTCGATCGATTCCCCCTCTACCCGCCCGAGACGCGGTGGGTGATCATCACCGATCACGAGACCCAGCGAGACCTCCTGACCGCCTACAGCGGGCAGGGAACATGCGAGCTGACCCAGGAGGTGGACTACCACGCGCGCTTCGGCGTGGGGTTCGCGCTGACACTCGATCGCCGAGGGGAAGCCACCGGTCCGCCTGAGGAGCGCGGGACCAGCCCGGACTCAGCCCGGCCGTATTGA